The Kitasatospora setae KM-6054 genome contains a region encoding:
- a CDS encoding RNA polymerase sigma factor: MGRVHRAEHQGADGGDRFGRPYAPDRPPARRADLAAAVRAAQDGDEEAFRVLFRAVQPGLLRYLRVLVGGRAEDAEDIASEAWLQIARDLPGFRGDADAFRGWAAKVARNRAMDHLRRVRRRPVADLPEEYLAELAAAEDTAGQAMATVATSDALALIAGLPPDQAEAVLLRVVLGLDAESAARVLGKRSGSVRMAAHRGLKRLAKVLEQSGGAAAGVPRWKAGEKISAQGVTPAQVPTLKDMR; this comes from the coding sequence ATGGGCCGGGTGCACAGAGCTGAACACCAGGGGGCGGACGGCGGGGACCGGTTCGGCCGTCCGTACGCACCGGATCGTCCGCCCGCCCGGCGGGCGGACCTCGCCGCGGCCGTCCGCGCGGCCCAGGACGGCGACGAGGAGGCGTTCCGGGTCCTGTTCCGGGCCGTCCAGCCGGGACTGCTGCGCTACCTGCGGGTGCTGGTCGGCGGGCGCGCCGAGGACGCCGAGGACATCGCCTCCGAGGCGTGGCTGCAGATCGCCCGCGACCTGCCGGGCTTCCGCGGCGACGCGGACGCGTTCCGCGGCTGGGCCGCGAAGGTCGCCCGCAACCGGGCGATGGACCACCTGCGCCGGGTGCGCCGCCGCCCGGTCGCGGACCTGCCGGAGGAGTACCTGGCCGAACTGGCCGCCGCCGAGGACACCGCGGGCCAGGCGATGGCCACCGTGGCGACCTCCGACGCGCTCGCGCTGATCGCCGGGCTGCCGCCGGACCAGGCCGAGGCGGTGCTGCTGCGGGTGGTGCTCGGGCTGGACGCGGAGAGCGCGGCGCGGGTGCTCGGCAAGCGCTCCGGCAGCGTCCGGATGGCCGCCCACCGGGGGCTGAAGCGGCTGGCCAAGGTGCTGGAGCAGAGCGGGGGAGCGGCCGCCGGGGTGCCCCGGTGGAAGGCGGGGGAAAAAATCTCGGCGCAGGGTGTGACACCGGCGCAGGTGCCGACGCTTAAGGACATGAGATGA
- a CDS encoding tyrosine-protein phosphatase: protein MAGDGVTGTAAIPHETRQLDWDGCLNVRDLGLLPTVDGRTTRTGAVVRADNLDRLTAEGQNTLLAYGVRTVVDLRDPAEYRPLLPFPDGLDLVRVPLDALAGPDWWARFGALDGTPLSFRPYLDHCRQAVAELVAAVAWARPGTVVVHCGAGRDRTGLAALVLLALAGATPAAIAEDYLLSAANLRPLWTILDRPEEEAGIARVLADAGTTPARAVHDVLAEFDAEDWLPAADVAAVRARLLG, encoded by the coding sequence ATGGCGGGGGACGGCGTGACGGGGACGGCGGCGATACCGCACGAGACGCGGCAGCTCGACTGGGACGGCTGCCTGAACGTCCGCGACCTCGGCCTGCTGCCCACCGTCGACGGGCGCACCACCCGCACCGGCGCGGTGGTCCGCGCCGACAACCTGGACCGGCTCACCGCCGAGGGCCAGAACACGCTGCTCGCGTACGGCGTGCGCACCGTCGTCGACCTGCGCGACCCGGCCGAGTACCGGCCGCTGCTGCCCTTCCCGGACGGTCTCGACCTGGTGCGGGTCCCGCTCGACGCGCTGGCCGGACCCGACTGGTGGGCCCGGTTCGGCGCGCTGGACGGCACCCCGCTGTCCTTCCGCCCCTACCTCGACCACTGCCGGCAGGCCGTCGCCGAACTGGTCGCCGCCGTCGCCTGGGCCCGCCCCGGCACCGTCGTGGTGCACTGCGGCGCCGGCCGCGACCGCACCGGCCTGGCCGCCCTCGTCCTGCTCGCGCTCGCCGGGGCCACCCCCGCCGCGATCGCCGAGGACTACCTGCTGTCGGCCGCCAACCTGCGCCCGCTGTGGACGATCCTGGACCGCCCCGAGGAGGAGGCCGGCATCGCCCGGGTGCTCGCCGACGCCGGCACCACCCCCGCGCGGGCCGTGCACGACGTCCTCGCCGAGTTCGACGCCGAGGACTGGCTGCCCGCCGCGGACGTCGCCGCCGTCCGGGCCCGGCTGCTCGGATAA
- a CDS encoding class I SAM-dependent DNA methyltransferase, with the protein MTNFSPFDTRGYPTVDVRTGYAGWVDSYEDTVQDAMDTDVLARLAVPRWADAATAADLGCGTGRTGAWLRARGVGAVDGVDLTPEMLARARTRGAHRTLVEGDLAATGLPGGGYDLAACSLVDEHLADLAPLYREAHRLVRPGGLFVLVGLHPAFIMAAGMPTHYDGPTGPIAITTHIHLVSDHLTAGLAAGWQLAEMREEVVGDQWTALKPKWERHRGHPVSAAYVWRKP; encoded by the coding sequence ATGACGAACTTCTCCCCGTTCGACACCCGCGGCTACCCCACCGTCGACGTCCGCACCGGCTACGCCGGATGGGTCGACAGCTACGAGGACACCGTCCAGGACGCGATGGACACCGACGTGCTGGCCCGGCTCGCCGTCCCGCGCTGGGCCGACGCCGCCACCGCCGCCGACCTCGGCTGCGGCACCGGCCGCACCGGCGCCTGGCTGCGCGCCCGCGGCGTCGGCGCGGTCGACGGCGTCGACCTCACACCCGAGATGCTCGCCCGCGCCCGGACCCGCGGCGCCCACCGCACCCTGGTCGAGGGCGACCTCGCCGCCACCGGCCTGCCCGGCGGCGGCTACGACCTCGCCGCCTGCTCGCTCGTCGACGAGCACCTCGCCGACCTCGCCCCGCTCTACCGCGAGGCGCACCGCCTGGTCCGCCCCGGCGGCCTGTTCGTGCTGGTCGGCCTGCACCCCGCCTTCATCATGGCGGCCGGCATGCCCACCCACTACGACGGCCCGACCGGCCCGATCGCCATCACCACCCACATCCACCTGGTCAGCGACCACCTCACCGCCGGCCTCGCGGCGGGCTGGCAACTCGCCGAGATGCGCGAGGAGGTGGTCGGCGACCAGTGGACCGCGCTCAAGCCCAAGTGGGAACGCCACCGCGGCCACCCGGTCTCGGCGGCGTACGTCTGGCGCAAGCCCTGA
- a CDS encoding NUDIX domain-containing protein, with protein sequence MSDAPEFASREEWLASLHRVYAAAGCLITAPDGRVLIVKAGYRDAWQFVGGTVDLGENPRQCATRELHEETGLRREAGELLAVAWTNAGPELDHPACHFLFDLGVFPADTPITLPPGELDAHRWATVPEALALLGPARALRLEAGLAARADGRTRLVTAPNSGF encoded by the coding sequence ATGTCCGACGCCCCCGAGTTCGCCTCCCGCGAGGAGTGGCTCGCCTCCCTGCACCGGGTGTACGCCGCCGCGGGCTGCCTGATCACCGCCCCCGACGGCCGGGTCCTCATCGTCAAGGCCGGGTACCGCGACGCCTGGCAGTTCGTCGGCGGCACCGTCGACCTCGGCGAGAACCCCCGGCAGTGCGCGACCCGCGAACTCCACGAGGAGACCGGGCTGCGCCGCGAGGCCGGCGAACTACTGGCCGTCGCCTGGACCAACGCCGGCCCCGAACTCGACCACCCCGCCTGCCACTTCCTCTTCGACCTCGGCGTCTTCCCGGCCGACACCCCCATCACCCTGCCGCCCGGCGAGCTCGACGCCCACCGCTGGGCCACCGTCCCCGAAGCCCTCGCCCTGCTCGGCCCGGCCCGCGCCCTCCGCCTCGAAGCCGGCCTCGCCGCCCGGGCGGACGGCCGCACCCGACTGGTGACCGCACCGAACTCGGGCTTCTAA